The proteins below are encoded in one region of Kineococcus rhizosphaerae:
- a CDS encoding GOLPH3/VPS74 family protein, which yields MLLADQVALLLLDGRGGRRLSARAAGTVLAGALLSELVLLRRLGADPDTGVLRVRPGPALEPRLAAALAAVTDSGGDTARSVRALAAAAPWDDAVATLAKTGALRTEKRRRFLVLTSVRWFPRKGSVVGLQTRLRTALTAARKPARARAVDPATVSLAVLLAGTAALRWVVPDLPRGLDADDAAEVLAGARRLDPEFQGALEDLESAVSVRAGAWSSDGDSSDWASGDGGGHHHGGHHDGHHGGWDGGSDGGSDGGGGDGGGGGGGD from the coding sequence GTGCTCCTCGCCGACCAGGTCGCCCTGCTCCTGCTCGACGGCCGCGGTGGCCGGCGGCTGTCCGCCCGGGCGGCGGGCACCGTCCTCGCGGGGGCGCTGCTGAGCGAACTGGTCCTGCTGCGCCGCCTCGGGGCGGACCCCGACACGGGCGTGCTGCGGGTCCGGCCCGGCCCCGCCCTCGAACCCCGGCTCGCGGCGGCCCTGGCGGCGGTGACGGACTCCGGCGGCGACACCGCCCGCAGCGTGCGCGCGCTGGCCGCCGCGGCACCGTGGGACGACGCCGTGGCGACCCTGGCGAAGACCGGCGCGCTGCGCACCGAGAAGCGGCGGCGGTTCCTGGTGCTGACGTCGGTGCGCTGGTTCCCGCGCAAGGGGTCCGTCGTGGGGCTCCAGACGCGGCTGCGGACGGCGCTGACGGCCGCCCGGAAACCGGCGAGGGCGCGGGCAGTGGACCCGGCGACCGTCAGCCTCGCCGTGCTGCTCGCCGGGACCGCTGCCCTGCGGTGGGTGGTGCCGGACCTGCCGCGCGGTCTGGACGCCGACGACGCCGCCGAGGTCCTGGCCGGGGCCCGCCGGCTGGACCCGGAGTTCCAGGGGGCGCTGGAGGACCTGGAGTCCGCGGTGTCCGTCCGCGCGGGTGCGTGGTCCTCGGACGGGGACTCCTCCGACTGGGCGTCGGGCGACGGCGGGGGGCACCACCACGGGGGGCACCACGACGGGCACCACGGGGGCTGGGACGGGGGTTCCGACGGCGGTTCCGACGGGGGCGGGGGCGACGGTGGTGGCGGGGGCGGCGGGGACTGA
- a CDS encoding haloacid dehalogenase type II, with the protein MNPSPNPPVNPSVVVFDVNETLSDLRPLADRFVAVGAPAHLAPLWFATVLRDGFALAAVGDARPFAQLGAEALRSLLPGAGVEATDDAVQHVLDGVGRLPLHPDVADGVRGLRADGHRLFTLSNGSAEVGERLLTAGGVRGQFEAVLSVEAAGVWKPARAAYRYAARVAGAAPEDVLLVAVHPWDVDGAARAGLRTAWIDRSGVPYPASATRPDVRATDLADLCAQLAG; encoded by the coding sequence GTGAACCCGTCCCCGAACCCGCCCGTGAACCCGTCCGTGGTCGTCTTCGACGTCAACGAGACGCTGTCGGACCTGCGTCCCCTGGCGGACCGGTTCGTCGCGGTGGGCGCCCCCGCCCACCTGGCCCCGCTGTGGTTCGCCACCGTGCTGCGCGACGGGTTCGCGCTGGCCGCCGTCGGGGACGCGCGGCCCTTCGCGCAGCTGGGGGCCGAGGCGCTGCGCAGCCTGCTGCCCGGCGCGGGGGTCGAGGCCACCGACGACGCGGTCCAGCACGTGCTGGACGGGGTGGGGCGCCTGCCGCTGCACCCCGACGTCGCCGACGGGGTCCGCGGTCTGCGCGCCGACGGGCACCGCCTGTTCACCCTCAGCAACGGTTCCGCGGAGGTCGGCGAGCGTCTGCTCACGGCCGGCGGGGTGCGCGGGCAGTTCGAGGCCGTGCTGTCCGTGGAGGCCGCCGGGGTGTGGAAACCGGCTCGCGCCGCCTACCGGTACGCCGCGCGCGTCGCCGGGGCGGCGCCGGAGGACGTGCTGCTGGTCGCGGTGCACCCGTGGGACGTGGACGGGGCGGCGCGGGCGGGGCTGCGCACGGCGTGGATCGACCGCTCCGGGGTGCCGTACCCGGCGTCGGCCACCCGCCCGGACGTGCGGGCGACCGACCTGGCGGACCTGTGCGCGCAGCTGGCCGGGTGA
- a CDS encoding Pr6Pr family membrane protein: MRSPAVSRAWHAVLVLVVLASLVTQTVVLLGAGADVNSGESGTSRTTAFVRFVSYFTVQSNLLVLAAAVSLVLDPVRDGRFWRVLRLDALLGITVTGLVFGAVLAPLLHPTGVAWWINAGFHYVSPVMAFLGWLVFGPRPRVDGRTLAWAFVWPLAWIAYTFVRGSVVDWYPYPFLDVDELGFWAALRNTGFVVVLSVLLLTAFRFADRRLPRRG, translated from the coding sequence GTGAGATCACCCGCCGTCTCCCGGGCCTGGCACGCCGTCCTCGTCCTCGTCGTCCTGGCGAGCCTCGTCACCCAGACCGTCGTCCTGCTCGGTGCGGGTGCGGACGTGAACTCGGGGGAGTCGGGCACCTCCCGGACGACGGCCTTCGTCCGGTTCGTCAGCTACTTCACCGTCCAGTCCAACCTGCTGGTCCTCGCCGCCGCGGTCTCGCTCGTCCTGGACCCGGTGCGTGACGGGCGGTTCTGGCGGGTCCTGCGCCTGGACGCGCTGCTCGGCATCACCGTCACGGGGCTGGTGTTCGGCGCGGTCCTCGCGCCGCTGCTGCACCCGACGGGGGTCGCCTGGTGGATCAACGCCGGGTTCCACTACGTCTCGCCCGTCATGGCGTTCCTGGGCTGGCTGGTGTTCGGCCCGCGCCCGCGCGTCGACGGGCGCACGCTGGCCTGGGCCTTCGTCTGGCCGCTGGCGTGGATCGCGTACACGTTCGTGCGGGGGTCGGTCGTCGACTGGTACCCCTACCCGTTCCTGGACGTCGACGAGCTCGGGTTCTGGGCGGCGTTGCGCAACACCGGGTTCGTGGTCGTGCTCTCGGTGCTGCTGCTGACCGCGTTCCGGTTCGCGGACCGGCGGCTGCCGCGGCGCGGGTGA
- a CDS encoding Uma2 family endonuclease produces the protein MTAPTTFVAHGGALDDWLERRRALGLDKRDEIWDGIYHVTPHAHASHARLAIRLVVALHGRAAQRGLEGLAEFNLGVENDFRVPDLAFVPVDAELQLYVPTATIVVEIVSPDDASRAKVPFYLARGVREVWLVDPEQRTVEVVTPEGASHSQVLDLTTGEVAGLLGW, from the coding sequence ATGACCGCGCCCACGACGTTCGTCGCCCACGGAGGGGCGCTCGACGACTGGCTGGAGCGCCGCCGCGCGCTGGGTCTGGACAAGCGCGACGAGATCTGGGACGGGATCTACCACGTGACACCGCACGCCCACGCCAGCCACGCCCGGCTCGCGATCCGCCTCGTCGTCGCCCTCCACGGACGCGCCGCGCAGAGGGGCTTGGAAGGACTGGCCGAGTTCAACCTCGGCGTCGAGAACGACTTCCGCGTCCCCGACCTCGCGTTCGTCCCGGTCGACGCCGAGCTGCAGCTCTACGTCCCCACCGCCACGATCGTCGTGGAGATCGTCTCCCCGGACGACGCCAGCCGCGCCAAGGTGCCGTTCTACCTCGCACGCGGCGTGCGCGAGGTGTGGCTCGTCGACCCCGAGCAGCGCACCGTCGAGGTCGTGACGCCCGAGGGGGCGTCCCACAGCCAGGTGCTCGACCTCACGACCGGGGAGGTGGCCGGCCTCCTGGGCTGGTGA
- a CDS encoding isochorismatase family protein, with protein sequence MTTLTDRPATALLVVDVQRDVMAVGVDAERVVATVAGLVDRARAAGTPVVWVQHSGDGLPRGSEGWEYVPELVREESEPLVHKLYGDSFEATDLEAVLAGRGVGRLVVAGAQSDQCIRSTLHGAFTRGYDVTLVGDAHTTEDLTSYGAPDPELVIAHTNLYWSHQAAPGRTAAVLTAAEVEFA encoded by the coding sequence GTGACCACGTTGACCGACCGCCCCGCCACCGCCCTGCTCGTCGTCGACGTCCAGCGCGACGTCATGGCCGTCGGCGTCGACGCCGAGCGCGTCGTCGCCACCGTCGCCGGGCTCGTGGACCGCGCCCGCGCGGCGGGCACCCCGGTGGTGTGGGTGCAGCACTCCGGCGACGGGCTGCCGCGGGGCAGCGAGGGCTGGGAGTACGTGCCCGAGCTGGTGCGCGAGGAGTCCGAACCGCTGGTGCACAAGCTCTACGGCGACTCCTTCGAGGCGACGGACCTGGAGGCGGTGCTGGCCGGGCGGGGCGTGGGCCGCCTCGTGGTGGCGGGTGCGCAGTCCGACCAGTGCATCCGCTCGACGCTGCACGGGGCGTTCACCCGCGGCTACGACGTGACGCTCGTGGGCGACGCGCACACCACGGAGGACCTCACGTCCTACGGCGCTCCCGACCCGGAGCTGGTGATCGCGCACACGAACCTGTACTGGAGCCACCAGGCGGCGCCGGGCCGCACGGCCGCCGTGCTGACGGCCGCCGAGGTCGAGTTCGCGTGA
- a CDS encoding GNAT family N-acetyltransferase: MRVQPETAADHDAVRAVHRAAFGAEGEKVATLADRLRASGAVSLVAEVDGSVVGHVVVGRNLLDAPPQLVDVGVLSPLGVLPGFQRQGIGTALVAAAREAAAGQG; the protein is encoded by the coding sequence GTGAGGGTCCAACCGGAGACCGCCGCCGACCACGACGCCGTCCGGGCCGTGCACCGGGCGGCGTTCGGGGCCGAGGGGGAGAAGGTCGCGACGCTGGCCGACCGGCTGCGCGCGAGCGGCGCGGTCTCGCTCGTGGCGGAGGTGGACGGGTCCGTCGTCGGTCACGTGGTGGTGGGGCGGAACCTGCTGGACGCGCCGCCGCAGCTGGTCGACGTGGGCGTGCTGTCGCCGCTGGGGGTCCTGCCGGGGTTCCAGCGCCAGGGGATCGGGACGGCGCTGGTGGCAGCGGCCCGGGAGGCGGCGGCCGGGCAGGGCTAG
- a CDS encoding GGDEF domain-containing protein yields the protein MPRPARLPDRTAVVRSLSARNPRSARVWAAVALMATIVTNLGAGVLADGRLHTHNVVAFAVLTLGTALLLRSPADRVAPFVGLAPLTGVATIVWLDLLSADAGVTGQVFFIAPVIWAAAQLRVGGALVVTSATLVGEAVVVGRFLEPERAVTDFAYVAVLLVLICGVLSRAGTNQERLVERLREQAGVDALTGLSTRRVLDAATDRAVAGGRVCLVIIDLDRFKTINDTHGHLGGDAALTHVADLLTARCRDRDVVARMGGDELAVLMVDCPLDIASYRAQQFVDAVRENPLRLPDGTLVPLSISAGLAEAATDRAQDLYARADAALYAAKRAGRDRLAAA from the coding sequence GTGCCCCGTCCCGCGCGCCTCCCCGACCGGACCGCCGTCGTGCGGTCCCTCAGCGCCCGCAACCCCCGGTCGGCGCGCGTGTGGGCCGCCGTCGCCCTCATGGCCACGATCGTCACCAACCTCGGCGCCGGGGTGCTCGCCGACGGGCGGCTGCACACCCACAACGTCGTGGCGTTCGCCGTGCTCACGCTCGGCACGGCCCTGCTGCTGCGCTCGCCCGCCGACCGCGTCGCCCCGTTCGTGGGGTTGGCCCCGCTGACCGGCGTCGCCACCATCGTCTGGCTGGACCTGCTCAGCGCCGACGCCGGGGTCACCGGCCAGGTCTTCTTCATCGCCCCCGTCATCTGGGCCGCCGCCCAGCTGCGGGTCGGCGGTGCGCTCGTCGTGACGTCCGCGACGCTCGTGGGCGAGGCGGTCGTCGTCGGGCGGTTCCTGGAACCGGAACGGGCCGTGACCGACTTCGCCTACGTGGCGGTCCTGCTGGTGCTGATCTGCGGGGTGCTGTCCCGGGCGGGCACGAACCAGGAACGCCTCGTGGAGCGTCTGCGCGAGCAGGCCGGCGTCGACGCCCTCACCGGGTTGTCGACCCGTCGCGTCCTGGACGCCGCCACCGACCGCGCCGTCGCGGGCGGCCGGGTCTGCCTGGTGATCATCGACCTCGACCGGTTCAAGACGATCAACGACACCCACGGCCACCTCGGCGGCGACGCGGCCCTCACGCACGTCGCCGACCTGCTGACCGCGCGGTGCCGGGACCGGGACGTCGTCGCGCGCATGGGGGGCGACGAACTGGCCGTCCTCATGGTCGACTGCCCGCTGGACATCGCCTCCTACCGGGCCCAGCAGTTCGTCGACGCGGTGCGGGAGAACCCGTTGCGGTTGCCCGACGGCACGCTCGTCCCGCTGTCCATCAGCGCCGGGCTCGCCGAGGCGGCCACCGACCGCGCCCAGGACCTCTACGCGCGGGCCGACGCCGCCCTGTACGCGGCGAAGCGCGCCGGCCGCGACCGGCTCGCGGCCGCCTGA